A genomic window from Corallincola holothuriorum includes:
- a CDS encoding VC2046/SO_2500 family protein has protein sequence MQSEQVNSSIIVNELQLGQSLNKAVSSGDSAKFAYLLSMLSDDVLDQPQFQFACFDRIKPAPDETQLRKEFSLPESAPLFSDAETMLRATNQSQLFAEGGSITDVRLLAALAPTALVAKKEDDNSLPADILDILPHWKRADVCPKPEYSSSEPMIELLNKLHSSSQTAL, from the coding sequence GTGCAGTCCGAACAGGTCAATTCGTCAATCATCGTTAATGAGCTTCAGCTCGGCCAATCGCTAAACAAAGCGGTTAGTAGCGGCGATTCTGCTAAGTTCGCTTATCTGCTAAGTATGTTGTCGGATGATGTGCTTGATCAGCCGCAGTTTCAGTTTGCTTGTTTTGACCGTATCAAACCCGCGCCAGATGAGACGCAATTAAGGAAAGAGTTTTCGTTACCAGAGAGTGCGCCGTTATTCAGCGATGCTGAAACGATGCTGCGTGCGACAAATCAGAGTCAACTATTTGCTGAAGGTGGTTCGATCACTGACGTAAGGCTACTCGCTGCGCTCGCGCCGACGGCGTTAGTGGCTAAGAAAGAGGACGATAACTCTTTACCTGCGGATATTCTCGATATTCTGCCTCATTGGAAACGGGCTGACGTCTGCCCAAAGCCTGAATATTCTTCGAGCGAGCCGATGATTGAACTACTGAATAAGCTGCATAGCAGCTCACAAACAGCGCTATAA